GAAACCGATTCTTTATTAAGTATGTACGTATTAATAGCGCTTAAACTACCAATTAATTGCATCGTAGAATCTTTCTTTATTGCATCATATTCAATTCTTAAATCACCATTTTTAGGAGCAAAAATCTCTGTTAAATTTCTGTCTTGACGAAAGATATAAAAATCTGTATCCATTTTTAAAGTGTCTTTAAAAGTACCATCTTCCTTTAAAGTTATTTCAATTTTAGCATCTCTATCAAATGCACTAAAAATAGTGACTTTATTAGATTTAGCATTTTCAATTTTACCAGTAATAATAGTGTAATCTACTTTCTTTTCTGGTGTGCAAGAGACGATTGTTACAAGCGCAACAAGAAGCCATAAGTTTTTCATAAATAGGGTGTTATTAGATTGAAGATTTAAAGATACAAAACCTTTGAGTTATTGAATCAAGGAAAGTTTAAAAAGATTGTTAGATGCTTCTTTTGCTAAAAAACGGTTGTCTTGTCGGTGATTAACAACCCAAATAATATCTCCATTTTTATTGCAAAGCAACCAAGTATTTTGTTTTTCTAAAAGCGAGAATTTTTCGTCTTTAAAATACTTGCTTAATTTCTTTTTACCTGTCATTCCTGAAGGATAGAAAAAATCGCCATTTTCCCATTTTCTTAGTTTTAAAGGAAAAACTAAATCCTGTTTGTCAACATAAATGGTTTGTTTATTTTCTGTTGATTTTTCTTGTACTTCTTCAAGTTTAAGATGAATTGGTGCTGTAATTTCAGATGTGTTTTTTTGTATCTGAAATGTCATTTCGAGCGCAGCCGAGAAATCTATTTCAGACAGCAATAAAAAGTCTCTATCTTTTAATAAAGTATGTGTTTTAGATAAAACTTGTTTACCAGATTGCCCAGAAAGTAATTGATAAACATCATTCCATTCTGTAAAATTATATTCTTTTAAAAGTTGATATAAATACGCTTTCGGATTAGAAAGTTGATTGATTTTTTCAATATTAATTTTTGTCATTTCGAGCGCAGTCGAGAAATCTTTTTGAATAACTTCTGATGCTACCTTTTCAATACGGTCTTCAATAATTTGCTGACTTTCTTTTAAGTGCTCTGTTGTTTTTGCAAACGTTTCTAAAAGACTCGGGTTGATTTCTTTTAAAACAGGAAGCACGTTATGTCTTATTTTATTTCTGATGTATTTTGTTGATGCGTTACTTTTATCTTCTCTCCAATTGATATTATTTTCTTTTACAAAGGATAAAATTGTTTCACGAGAAAACTTTAAAAGCGGACGAACAATATTTCCGTTAATCTCAGGGATTCCTGTAAAACCATCTAAACCAGAACCACGCGTTAAATTAATTAGAAAAGTTTCTAAATTATCATCTGCATGATGTGCTGTTAAAACGTATTCAAAAGAATTTTGTTCAATTAATTTTTGAAACCAATTGTAACGCAATTCTCTTGCTGCAATTTGTGTAGATTGCTTATTTTCTTTCGCAAACTCTTCTGTATTAAACTGAATTTTGAAAACGTTGAGGTTTAGTTTTTCTCCTAAATTCACAACAAACTCTTCATCTAAATCACTTTCTTTTCCGCGAAGATTAAAGTTGCAATGCGCAAGAGATATATCAAAATTTAATGTTGATAAAAGATGTGTTAAAACCACAGAATCTACTCCGCCAGAAATGGCGATTAATAGTTTTTTATCCTTTAAAAAAGGAAGATTCTTGTTGATGTGATTTGTGAGTTTTTCTAGCATTTGTACTTCAAAAATACTATTTTTAAATGTGTTGCTACTATTTTATTTAGAAGAGTGTAAAATGTCATCTTTTGTACCTAGTTTTCGATCTCCTCCTAAAGAAATCAATTGGTAACTTTTTCTATCATTAGAAGTAGTATACACAAAAGTAGTTTTCCAAGAATCTATTTCTATATTTTTTCTCAATGGATTATTTCTGATGATATTTTTTAATTCTGAAGGATATTTTCCAAATTGTTTCTTTTCTGCCTCTAATAAATTAGAAACCTTCATTATTCTTTTTTTAGTGTTTTTTTCATTTTCTCCAATAGAATTAAAAAAAATAAACACAAAACAAACAGGAATAAAAATTATAAAAATGATTATAAATTGTTTTGTATAAGGAGCCCAAACAACACTTTTTGGAAGGTTGTTTTCCTTCTCGTGTTTACGTTGTTTTCCATGTTTTATCCAATACTTAATTTCAAGGAAAATTTCTAAAATAAATGAAATTAAATCAGACATTAATTCTATTGTTTACTCAACCAAACACGAATGTCTTTTCTGATAGAAACTTCAGGCTTTGCTAAAGGAATCGTTCTACCAAATTGTTTACTTCTGTTAAATTTAGAAAACGTAACTTTTAAAGCTTTCCATTCTTTTGGGTACAGCTTTAAAAACATGTTAAACATATTTTGTTCTGTTGGTTTTTCTTCTAAACTCTCTAAAGTTTTTTGAAAAAGTTCTTCTTGGTTTATGATCATTTATTAAATCTATTTAATTGTTCTATTTCTGATCTCGTTTTATTTTTTCTAATTAAAGAATAAACTATAATTCCTATTAAGGAAATGAATAAAAGTACAACCTTTACAACACCTAACAAGCCAATTGTAAAAATTAAAGCTAGTAAACCTGCTCTTCCTTCAAGCACATATTCTGCACCGCTTTCGATTTGAATGGCATAATATAATGACCATAAAAATATAATTGTAGTAAATAATATGGCAAATAATTGAGGTTTTACATATTTAAAAAAAGAAGGTGTTTTTTTAGTGTAATTCATATTAGGAATCACCTCTTTTAAATAATTAAATATTTCTTTTTTTATTTCTGAATTTTTAGAAATCAGTTCTTCCTCAGAATCACTATTGAAATATACTTTAATATCTTTTTTGCCTTCTTGACTTTCAATTCTAGTTATATAGGGAAAAGGAATACCAAATAATCCTTCAGGAACTTTATTGTTTTCTACTTGCTTAGAGAAGTTATTTAAATCTTCGTTTTTAATTTTTCCCTTGTAAATATTGCTTTCATCAATTAAAACAATATCAAGGTTTTTAGTGTTTTTAGAAGCCCAAAACTTAATCATTTTTCTTTTTTTTATAAATATAAAAAATCTAATTTACTTAGAATTCAGTAAAACATACTTCATTGCTTTTGCTTTTAGCAAGCACTCTTCATATTCTTTTTCTACAATAGATTTTGCTGTAATTGCGCCACCAACAGAATACGAAATGTATTTTTTTTCTTCATTATATAAGATACTTCTTATAATTACATTAAAGTCGAAATCATTATCTGGTGTAAAATACCCGATCGTTCCAGAATACAAACCACGCTTCGTTTCTTCTAGATTTTCTATGATTTTCATAGCAGAAACCTTTGGAGCTCCTGTCATACTTCCCATTGGATACGTACTTTGAATAATGTCTATAGGATGTGTGTTTTCTTCAACTTCAGAAACTACTGTAGATATTAATTGATGTACTTGTTTAAAAGAATATACTTTACATAATTCTTCAACTTTTACACTTCCTATTTTGGCTGTTTTAGATAAATCGTTTCTAACTAAATCTACAATCATTACATTTTCTGCACGCTCTTTTTCATCACGCTGTAAATCTAAAGCTAATTGAGCGTCATCAAATTCGCTTATCAATCTTTTTGCGGTTCCTTTTATGGGTTGAGAAATTATTTTTGTTCCTTCTTTTTTAAGATATCTTTCTGGTGAAGCACACAAGGCAAACTTGTCGTCTAACTTTAAAAAAGAAGCAAATGGAGGTTCAGAAATATGGTTGAGGTGTTTGTAAACTTCAACAGGATTTATCGTCGAATTTTCAGCATAAAATTCCTGACAGAAATTGGCTTCATAAATATCTCCTCTATGAATATGCTCTAAAACCTTGGTTACTTTAGCGTGATATTCATCTTTGTGGATTCGTAGTTTTATTTTGATGTTTTCTTGTTGAATGTCTGGTTGAGCGGAGTCGAAACCTAATTCTTCAATCTTTAAATCTTTAAATTTTTGAATAATTTCAAAATCGCTTTCAATTTCATCATCAACCATTCTTAAATAATGAAATTCAACATCATTTCCTTTGATGAAAATTAGTTTCTTAGGTTGAAAGAAATATAAATCAGGAAACTCTAAACCATCAAAATTTGATGAAGAAAGTCTTTCAACATCATTTTTAAGATCATAGGTCATATAACCAAAAATATAATCTTTGGTAATGGTTTGATATTCTTTTAGCTTTTCGAAAGCATTGTAATGATCTGTTTTTATCGATGTAAAATCATCCGCAGCCAAAGCACCATCAAAACTAGAATACTTTTGATGATAGTTATTCGAATCTAACCAAAGTACAGTTTCAAACTGTTGCGCCCAAGACAATAAATTGTTCTTGAATTCAATGATATCATCAACAGAAAAAGTGCGAATTGTTCTTTGCATATTTTCGTCAAAAATACGATTCTTATTGGTTTGAAATAATCATTTCTTTAGAATTTGAAGAAGTTTAAAATGTTTTTCCTAACGTAAACTGAATTGGAACTGCAACTCCCGCGTTTTGCGGAAAAATATTACCGTTAGAATAATGCATAATTCTAAGTTCTGCATTATAGCTTCTCTTTTTTCCGAAGAAAATACCTAAACCCATTGTGTCTTGATACGTGATTTTAGGACCTGCATTTAAATTATCTAAATTTCCTTTTGTTAACAATGTTGGTCCTATTAATGAGTAATTTGCATACATATCAAACCCTTTTCTTCTCAAAAAATAAAAACGCATTGTTGGAAAAATAGAAAAAGCCAATACTTGTTCATTGGTTGCTTCTGTATTAAAAGCGGTAACACTTACTCCCCAATCTAAAGAAAAAATCTTTTCTGTTCTAAAAACCAATCTTTGATACGTTACAGAAACAGAGTTTTCAGCTTTCACTTCTCCAACCCAAAACACAGGAACTCCAAAACTTTCGAAGTTACCAACCTTTAAACTCATTCCGAAAAAACGATTTGCGCCAAAACCAATTTTGCTTGTTCCGTAACTAACTTGAACCATGTTTTTGGGAAAGAAATGTCCGTTATTTTCGTGTTTCTCAACGACTTCTTTGGATAATTTATTAAGATGATATTCAAAACCAAAAGAAACTTGAGAAATAGAAGGTTGATTTTCTTTTGTTGACTTTGGTAAAAATGTTCCGAATAAATTTAAACGCCATTTTTCATTTAACTTATAATTGAATCCAAAACCATATAGTAAACTTGCATAATGAGCATTAGCATAAATTACTTTTTCGTTTATTGAAAACCCAACTCTTGTAACGTTTGCAATACCAGCTTCACCATAAATAGAAAGCTTTTTATTTAGGTTTATGTTTTTCTTTAATGACAATGACCAAGCATTTATCCAAACGCTATTTTCATAACCAATACCATTTACATTATCGTATTTAAACCAAGCTGCAGGTCTTATTGTACCAAATTGAACTGCTAAATTTGGTTGAATTTTATAACCTAATAACATTCTTCCAGAAAAATAATTTCTAGATAAAGATTCACTTGAGTAGCCGTCAATTAAATTTCCATTAGAAAATGGATAAAAGATTCCCCCGAAATTAATACTATAATAAGACTTCGATAAAAAGTTAGAAGGTTGCGATTTTGGGTTTGTATTTTCTTGACTGATTAAATTTAAACAAATGAAGAAAGTAAAAAATACGATAGCAATTTTTTTCATGGCATAAAAATAAGAAACTTTGTAAAAAGAAAAAGCATTGGCACAAAGTTTGCTTTTATTTATTCTATACTATCTTTACAAAATGGAATTAATTATTTTAGGATTAATTAGTGGTTTAGGAATTTCATATCTTATCTCTAAGAAATTCTCTTTATCAAACAAAAAAAGTTTAACAAAAAAACAATCCGTTATTTTGTTAGATAAAATTAGAAAAGTATCAAAATTGATTACTGTTGAAGGTGATTTCTCAGAAATTTATCATCATGAAAACACAAAAGAGAAATTTTGGGGAAGCATTGTAAGTAAGAAAAAAGCAATTATTTTAATTACTGCAAAAGCACACATTGGTTTCGATTTCAGGAAAATAAAAATGCATTCAGATATTAAGAAAAAGGAAATTGTTTTATCGGATTTTCCATCACCAGAAGTTTTATCAATAGAAACAGATACTAAGTTTTATGATATTCAAAATGGTTATTTAAACAAGTTTGATACAGAAGATTTATCAGCTTTAAATAAGGAAGCTAAAGAATATGTCTTAAATAAAATACCGAATAGCAATTTAATTGAACTTGCAAATAAGGAAGCTTTAGAAGCTATTTTATTAATAGAGAGTTTAGTAGAAACAATTGGGTGGAAATTAGATTACACAGCTTTAGAAGCTATTGATGAAAATAAAAAAATCTCGAAATAAATTTTATTTCGAGATTTTTTAAATAGTATGTTATCTTATTTTAAGCATTCAAAGGTTTACCATCCCAAGCAGCTTTTGCAGCCTCTTTTACAGCTTCAGCATATGTTGGGTGACCATGACAAATTCTAGATAAATCTTCAGCAGATGCTCTAAATTCCATAGCAACTGCAGCTTCCATAATTAAATCTGCAACACGTGCACCAACCATGTGAACTCCTAAAATTTCATCCGTATTTTTATCAGCTAAAATCTTCACAAAACCATCAATATCTCCACTTGCACGAGATCTACCTAAAGCTCTCATAGAAAATTTACCTGATTTATAATCAACTCCAGCATCTTTTAATTCTTGTTCCGTTTTACCAACAGCAGCAACTTCTGGCCATGTGTAAACAATTCCAGGAATTAAATTATAATCAATATGTGGTTTTTCACCAGCTAAATATTCTGCTACTACAACACCTTCTTCTTCCGCTTTGTGAGCTAACATTGCACCAGCAACAACATCACCAATTGCAAAAATATTAGAAATGTTAGTTTGTAAATGATCGTTTGTAGCAACTTGCCCACGCTCATTAACTTCTACACCAACTTTTTCTAAACCTAAACCTTCAGTATATGCTTTTCTACCAACTGCAACTAAACAATAGTCTCCTTTAAATTCTACTTCAACTCCTTTTTTGTTGGTTGCTTTTACAGTAACCTCATCACCATTTCTTTCAACAGCAGTAACTCCATGACTCACTGCGAATTTAATACCTTGTTTCTTTAAAACTTTGGTAAGTTCTTTAGAAACATCAGCATCCATTGTAGGTGTAATTTTCGGAGCATATTCTACTACGGTAACATCTGCACCTAAACGCTTATAAACAGAACCTAACTCTAAACCAATAACTCCACCACCAATAACGATTAAATGTTTTGGTACTTCAGTTAATTTTAAAGCTTCTGTAGATGTAATTATACGTTCTTTATCAAGAGAGATAAAAGGTAATGTAGATGGTTTTGAACCAGTTGCTATAATAATGTTTGTTCCTTCAACTATTTCTGAAGAACCATCATTTTTAGTAACTTTTATATGTGTAGCATCTTCAAAAGAACCTAAACCTTCATAAACATCAATCTTGTTTTTGTCCATTAAGTATTTAATTCCACCAGTTGTAGTTTCTACAACTTTATCTTTACGACCAATCATTTTACCAAAATCGAAAGATGGATTTTCTACAGAAATACCATGTTCTTCAAAATGATGAGTTGCATCATAAAAATGATGTGATGAATCTAACAAAGCTTTTGATGGAATACAACCTACATTTGTACACGTTCCTCCTAAAGTTGAATATTTTTCAACAAGTGCTACTTTTTTTCCTAATTGTGAAGCTCTAATTCCTGCAATATATCCTCCAGGTCCTGATCCAATTACAATAATATCGTATTTCATGAGTGTGTTTGTTTTGCGTAATCTTTAATCTTTCGGTTTGTTTTTTAGTAATAGTTGACAAAAATACGGATATTTTCACAGAATAAAGTGAGAATTCAGTAGTTTTACTATCTGGAAATTATAGATTACTTTTTATTTTTCGCTTTAATTATTGATTAGTTATTTTGCTTAATAAAATGAATTACCAGCAGATTATAAACAACAATTGAATTCTAAATAATTGAATAAACAACAAGTATTAATAATTGGTTATGTTTGGGTAGAACCAAATTCTTCTGCAGCAGGAAGTAGAATGCTACAACTTATTGAACAATTTTTACAACAAGATTATAAAATTACGTTTGCTTCTCCTGCTCAAAAAGGCGAAAAAGCGTCCAATTTAAGTTCTTTAGGAATCGATGAAGTTTCAATTGAATTAAACAATGCTTCTTTTGATGATTTTATAAAAGAACTACAACCAACAATTGTACTATTCGATCGTTTTATGATGGAAGAACAATTTGGTTGGCGAGTTGCAGAAAATTGCCCAAAAGCAATTCGGATTTTAGATACTGAAGATTTACATTTCTTACGAAAGACGAGACATCAACAATTAAAAAAAGGAGAAGCGTTTACAACAGAAGCTTTATTAAAATCTGATGATGCTAAAAGAGAAATTGCATCCATTTTAAGATGTGATATGAGTTTAATTATTTCCACTTTTGAAATGGATTTGTTAAAAGATGTTTTTAAGATTGATGAAAAAATTCTTTATTACTTGCCTTTTTTATTAGATAAAGTTGATGAACATCAAACAAAAAAATGGAAGTCTTTTGACGAAAGAGAACACTTTATTTTTATTGGTAATTTCTTTCATAAGCCAAATGTTGATGCTGTTTTAACTTTAAAAACTCAAATTTGGAGTAAAATTAGAAAATTACTTCCAAAAGCTGAGGTCCATATTTATGGGGCGTATGTAAATCAACAAATAAATCAATTACATAATAAAAAGGAAGGATTTATTATTAAAGGTTTTGCAGGAAATGCAAAAGAGGTTGTGAGAAATGCTAAAGTAGTTTTGGCACCTTTACGTTTTGGAGCAGGAATTAAAGGAAAGTTAATAGAAGCGATGGTTTGTGGTACGCCAAGTGTTACATCAGAAATTGGAGCAGAAGGAATGCATAATACATTGCCTTGGAATGGGTTTATAGAAGCTGATTATTCTAAATTTTCAGAAAAAACTGTTCAGTTATATACTGATGAAACACTTTGGATATCATCTCAAGAAAAGGGAATTGAAATTATCAATCAAATCTATGATAAAGAGAAAATAGGAGTGCTTTTTATCAACAAAATAAAAGAAATTCAAGGGGATTTAGATAGGCATAGAACTCAAAACTTTTTAGGAAATTTATTGCAGCATCAAACATTGCAAGCTACAAAGTATATGAGTAAATGGATTGAAGTAAAAAATAAAAGTTAAAAGTGAACTTTAAAACCAATAAAACTACTAGGTCTTATATACGAGCTTTCATTATATTTAAACTTTAAGTCTGTTCTCTCTACAATTTGATGAATATAACTTATGGAGAGTCTTTTAAAAAGTTGATAAGAAATTTCAAAATCAAAACCAAAACTGGTTGTGGTGTTGTCGAATCTTCTTATAGTTCCAAAATTTGGGAATACGCCTATATTTAATTTTTTTAAAAATAGATTTTCACGAATATATCCAAAACCTAATGCATATCGTTTTAAAGAACCAGTATGTAGGTTTACATGTTCTAATAGAGGGTAAACAACGATGTAACTTTTAATGAATTTAACGATAGGGATTTCTACTTTTATAAGAAGATCTAATGTTCCTGCATGGTTACCTCTTTCATCTCCAGTAAAAAAGAATTTAGTATCATGGTGAACTGCTAAATCAAAAGTATTTTGACTAAAAAACAGGGTGCTTTTTGTTAAGAGTAAGAAGAGTAAAATATATTGTAGTTTCATCGTTAATGGGGATTTGATGTTAGTACTTATTTTATGTATTTAAATAATACAGTACAAATGTATCTAACAATGTAAGGTAACTCAATAGGTGAATTTCTTAATTTACACTGTAGGTGTTGTTTACATCAAAAAAAGAATGAAACTCATGCTTTTAGAAAGGCATAAATTTCATTCTTTGTACTAATTTTGTTACGATAACTACTCGCTGTCTATTAGATTAAACCTGCTCTTTTTAATAAAGCATCAGGTTTTGGTTCTTTACCTCTAAATCGCTTGTATAAAATCATTGGTTTTTCTGTACCACCTTTAGAAAGTACATTTTCTTTAAATTTTGTAGCAACTTCTTTATTGAAAATCCCTTCTTCTAAAAAGTATTCAAAAGCATCTGCATCTAAAACTTCTGCCCATTTGTAAGAGTAATACCCTGCGGAATATCCACCTTGAAAAATATGAGAAAAAGCAGTACTCATACAGTTTTCTGCAACATCTGGATATAATTTTGTGTTTGCAAAAGCATTGTTTTCAAACTCTTTTACAGATTTTATTTCTGATGGATCTTGACCATGCCATTGCATATCTAATAAACCAAAACTTAATTGTCTTAATGTTTGCATTCCCTCATGAAAACTTGCAGATTCTTTAATTTTTTCAACATATTTCATTGGAATAACTTCTCCAGTTTCAAAATGTTTTGCGAACAATTCTAACGCTTCTTTTTCGTAACACCAGTTTTCTAAAACTTGACTTGGTAATTCTACAAAATCCCAAGAAACAGAAGTTCCGGATAAGCTATTATAAGTTGTGTTTGCTAGCATCCCATGTAATGCATGGCCAAATTCATGAAACAAGGTTGTAACTTCATTAAAAGTTAATAATGACGGTTTTGTTTCGGTTGGTTTTGTAAAATTACAAACGATAGAAACTTGTGGTCTTTCGTTAATTCCGTTTTTAATTTGTTGAGACTTGTAAGAAGTCATCCACGCACCATTTCTTTTTCCTTTTCTTGGATGAAAATCAGCATAAAAAACAGAAACAAAATTTCCATTTATATCTGTTACGTTATAAGTTTTAACATCTTCATGATAGGTGTCGATGTTAAAAACTTCTTCAAATTTTAAATCATATAAACGATTTGCAATTTCAAAAACACCATCAATAACATTTTCTAATTTAAAATAAGGTTTTAATAACTCTTGGTCTAAATCGAATAACTCCTTTTTAAGTTTTTCTGAATAATAAGAACCATCCCATTTTTGAAGTTGATCAATTCCGTCTAATTTTTTAGCAAAATTTTCTAAGTTTTTAAATTCTTTTAGAGCAGCAGGCTTTGCTTTTTCTAATAAATTATTAGAAAACTCAATTACTTTCTCTGGTGTTTCTGCCATTCTTTCTTCCAAAACAAAATGAGCATGTGTTTTATAGCCAAGTAAATTTGCTCTTTTATGACGAAGATTTACAATTTCTAGGACTGTTTTTTCATTGTTAAATTCATTATCTTGAAACGCTTTTTTACCAGCAGCAATTGCCATTTCTTTACGCAATTCTCTATTGTCTGCGTAGGTTAAGAAAGGAATATAACTTGGGTAATCTAACGTAAAAACCCAACCTTCTTTATCTTTAGATTTTGCCACTTCTTTAGCGGCTTCTTTTTCACTTTCTGGTAGACCTGCTAAATCTTTTTCATCTGTTATATGCATTTCAAAAGCATTGGTTTCTGCCAATACGTTTTCTCCAAATTTTAAAGAAAGTTTAGAAAGTTTCGCATCAATTTCACGAAGTTTGCTTTTATCAGCTTCCTTTAAATTAGCACCGTTTCTGGCAAAACCTTTGTACTGCTTATCTAAAAGCATTTCTTGTTCTGGAGTTAAATCTAAAGTTTCTCTAACATCAAAAACAACTTTTACTCTTTTAAATAAATCTTCATTAAGAGTTATATCATTTGAAAATTCACTTAACCAAGGAGAAACTTCTTGTGCAATTTTCTGAATTTCATCGTTTGTTTCTGCAGAATTCAAATTGAAAAAAATACTAGTAATTCTATTTAATTTTTCACCTGTAAAATCTAATGCAACCGTTGTGTTTTCAAAAGTTGGTGTATCAGAATTATTTATAATTTCATCAATTTCAGATTTTGCAATTTCAATTGCTTTTTTAATAGCAGGTTTGTAATCATCATTAGAAATTTTAGAAAATGGAGGTGTATTAAAATCTTGTAAAAGAGAATTCATGTGTTTTATTTAAATAAGAGTCAAATATAGATATTCTATCAATTTTTTATCAATAATCAACCAAAAAACATCTGTTTAACGGATAAACAATTCCATTCAACGAAATTTTAGAGTTTTAACTTTGTTCTATTATTATGTTTGCATACTTCTTTTCTTGTGAAATTGAAAAGAGAAACAACAGAATTATGAAAAACATTAAAAATCATTTCTCGCTTATATTATTATTTATTACTCATATTGTAATGGCACAAATACCTTGTTCTGCTGGTTTTACAGGAAACGGAACAAACGATTATATAACGATACCCAATACAGATGCAATTAATTTACAGAATACAAGAAATAGAACTGTTGAGTTTTGGTTTAAGCCTTCAGATATTTCAACAAGGCAAGTGTTATATGAAGAAGGAGCCCAGGTAAATGTTATTATGTTCTTTATTGAAGATGGAAGAGTGTATGTTGGTGGGTATAGAAATGATGCAAATACTGCTGCAAGAAGACGTTTTTTTAGATCTGCAATTGGAGATATTGCAGTTGATAAATGGACACATATTGCTTTTACAATTGAAGATACAACTTCACCAGACATTACTTTTAAATGGTTTCTTGATGGTGTAGAACAAGATGAGCAAGA
The window above is part of the Polaribacter sp. SA4-12 genome. Proteins encoded here:
- a CDS encoding M3 family metallopeptidase, which translates into the protein MNSLLQDFNTPPFSKISNDDYKPAIKKAIEIAKSEIDEIINNSDTPTFENTTVALDFTGEKLNRITSIFFNLNSAETNDEIQKIAQEVSPWLSEFSNDITLNEDLFKRVKVVFDVRETLDLTPEQEMLLDKQYKGFARNGANLKEADKSKLREIDAKLSKLSLKFGENVLAETNAFEMHITDEKDLAGLPESEKEAAKEVAKSKDKEGWVFTLDYPSYIPFLTYADNRELRKEMAIAAGKKAFQDNEFNNEKTVLEIVNLRHKRANLLGYKTHAHFVLEERMAETPEKVIEFSNNLLEKAKPAALKEFKNLENFAKKLDGIDQLQKWDGSYYSEKLKKELFDLDQELLKPYFKLENVIDGVFEIANRLYDLKFEEVFNIDTYHEDVKTYNVTDINGNFVSVFYADFHPRKGKRNGAWMTSYKSQQIKNGINERPQVSIVCNFTKPTETKPSLLTFNEVTTLFHEFGHALHGMLANTTYNSLSGTSVSWDFVELPSQVLENWCYEKEALELFAKHFETGEVIPMKYVEKIKESASFHEGMQTLRQLSFGLLDMQWHGQDPSEIKSVKEFENNAFANTKLYPDVAENCMSTAFSHIFQGGYSAGYYSYKWAEVLDADAFEYFLEEGIFNKEVATKFKENVLSKGGTEKPMILYKRFRGKEPKPDALLKRAGLI